In one window of Thalassotalea agarivorans DNA:
- a CDS encoding GH1 family beta-glucosidase, whose protein sequence is MTITLPKQSKLLSKQFVFGVATASFQIEGGVEHRLPCIWDTFCATEGKIADRSNGDVACDHYNRWQQDIDLIESLGVDAYRLSISWPRVLDKQGNINQEGVDFYIGILERLNQKNIKPFVTLYHWDLPQHLEDQGGWLNRQTAYDYAEYVEKVVLAFGDRVHSYATFNEPFCSAYLGYEAGIHAPGQTGQAKGRTAAHHILLAHGLGMQKLAEHSPNTKNGIVLNFTPCYPESDSSADKLATEKADQYINQWYMMPVMEGKYPEVIEDLPVENRPPVEDGDMAIIAHPLDYLGLNYYTRLKYRASDDELFEEIQPDPSQVETTDIGWEVYPTAFFELLTGLHARYDLPPIYITENGAATDDHVVAGEVVDEQRIRYYNAHLNAVHNAIEAGVDIQGYFAWSLMDNFEWAEGYEKRFGIVYVDYQTQQRTIKNSGKIYRDLITTRV, encoded by the coding sequence ATGACAATAACTTTACCTAAGCAATCAAAACTATTAAGCAAACAATTTGTATTCGGTGTTGCCACTGCATCTTTTCAAATCGAAGGTGGTGTTGAACACAGGTTACCTTGTATTTGGGATACTTTTTGCGCCACCGAAGGAAAAATTGCCGATCGTTCAAATGGTGATGTAGCTTGCGATCACTATAATAGATGGCAACAAGATATTGATTTGATAGAAAGCTTGGGTGTTGACGCATACCGTTTGTCTATTTCTTGGCCGCGCGTGCTCGACAAGCAAGGCAATATTAATCAAGAAGGTGTTGATTTCTACATTGGGATCTTAGAGAGACTTAATCAGAAAAATATTAAACCGTTTGTCACACTTTATCACTGGGATTTACCGCAGCACCTTGAAGACCAAGGTGGATGGTTAAATCGCCAAACAGCGTATGATTATGCTGAATATGTCGAAAAAGTGGTGCTTGCTTTTGGTGACCGTGTTCATTCGTATGCAACGTTTAATGAACCGTTTTGTTCTGCTTACTTAGGATATGAAGCGGGTATTCACGCGCCTGGACAAACTGGGCAAGCAAAAGGGCGCACAGCTGCTCATCATATATTGCTAGCGCATGGCCTCGGCATGCAAAAATTAGCTGAGCACAGCCCCAACACCAAAAATGGCATCGTGCTTAATTTTACGCCGTGTTATCCAGAAAGTGACAGTAGCGCAGATAAACTAGCGACCGAAAAAGCGGATCAATACATTAATCAGTGGTACATGATGCCAGTGATGGAAGGAAAGTATCCTGAAGTGATTGAAGATTTGCCAGTAGAAAACAGACCGCCAGTCGAAGACGGTGATATGGCCATTATTGCTCATCCGCTAGATTACTTGGGATTAAATTACTATACACGCCTCAAATACCGAGCGAGTGATGACGAGCTATTTGAAGAGATTCAGCCCGATCCATCACAAGTTGAGACAACGGATATTGGATGGGAAGTCTATCCAACAGCATTTTTTGAACTATTGACAGGTTTGCATGCGCGTTATGATTTACCGCCTATTTATATTACAGAAAATGGTGCAGCGACAGATGATCACGTTGTTGCGGGCGAGGTAGTTGATGAACAACGTATTCGCTATTACAACGCGCATCTAAATGCGGTGCACAATGCCATAGAGGCAGGTGTTGATATCCAAGGCTACTTCGCTTGGAGCTTGATGGACAATTTTGAGTGGGCGGAAGGCTACGAAAAACGTTTTGGTATTGTTTATGTAGACTACCAAACACAACAAAGAACAATAAAAAACAGCGGCAAAATCTACCGCGATTTAATAACAACAAGAGTATAA
- a CDS encoding SapC family protein: MATNALLNSVDHKNLKVITDRSAQYGDNVWFAMTFPAEFRSVQNYYPIFFQKDSKTGQFYAVALFGFEDKENLFLTEQGWEAGYIPLSIQRQPFAIAVQDVDENGEEKQQRMLTIDMDNPRVSETQGEALFKEYGGNTPYLDYMADMLEALHHGVGDSADFFHALTELDLIESVTVDLELNNKSQHQLVGFYTIKEESLATLTKDQLAGMHQKGYLQAIYMVMASQGNIRQLLSRKNKQLGL; this comes from the coding sequence ATGGCAACAAATGCTTTATTAAACAGTGTTGATCATAAAAATCTGAAAGTTATTACAGATAGAAGTGCGCAATATGGCGACAACGTATGGTTTGCGATGACATTCCCTGCTGAGTTTCGAAGTGTTCAAAATTACTATCCTATTTTTTTCCAAAAAGACAGTAAAACGGGTCAGTTTTATGCTGTTGCATTGTTTGGATTTGAAGATAAAGAAAACCTATTTTTAACCGAGCAAGGGTGGGAAGCAGGTTACATTCCATTGTCTATTCAGCGCCAGCCTTTCGCTATTGCTGTTCAAGACGTAGACGAAAATGGTGAAGAAAAGCAGCAACGTATGCTGACCATCGATATGGACAATCCGCGCGTAAGTGAAACGCAAGGTGAAGCACTGTTTAAAGAGTATGGCGGCAATACACCGTATCTTGATTACATGGCAGACATGCTAGAAGCCTTACATCATGGTGTAGGTGATAGCGCAGATTTTTTTCATGCACTAACTGAACTAGATTTAATTGAGAGTGTAACTGTAGATTTAGAATTGAATAATAAATCACAACATCAACTAGTAGGCTTTTACACCATTAAAGAAGAGTCACTTGCTACGCTGACTAAAGATCAGCTTGCTGGTATGCATCAAAAAGGATATTTACAAGCGATATATATGGTGATGGCATCACAGGGAAATATACGCCAGCTACTGAGCCGTAAAAACAAACAACTTGGTTTGTAG
- a CDS encoding tryptophan halogenase family protein → MSTDKRIRKIVIAGGGTAGWMAAAGLSKLMGKNGNLEVKLVESDDIPTVGVGEATIPTLHIFHRLLGINEQEFMAKTNATFKLGISFENWRDVKKDYIHSFGFLGKDSWAAGFQHFWLKGQQLGIAKPIGDYCTEHLASREGRFAVLPKQDLNHAFHLDAALYAKFLQEIATKHGVERVEGKIDKVNLDEETGYIQSLDLANGKHVEGDLFIDCTGFRGLLIEQALHTGFDDWSHLLPCDSAIAVQTTSNDKFPPYTRSIAHDAGWQWRIPLQNRTGNGLVFCSKYMTDQQAIDTLLANVEGELLNEPRVIKYKTGTRRKHWNKNCIAIGLSSGFIEPLESTSIHLFQRGIIRLMQLFPYDGINEADVDEFNQQTMTEIYNVRDFIILHYHLTERTDSAFWRYCKNMPIPETLKHRMDLFGKSGRVYKKADELFGENSWIQVMMGQGLMPERYHPIVDMMPEEDLKGFLQNVEMGVRKKVDSWPNHHDFIQHYCQANID, encoded by the coding sequence ATGAGTACAGATAAACGTATAAGAAAAATTGTCATTGCCGGCGGTGGTACCGCAGGTTGGATGGCGGCCGCTGGGTTGTCAAAATTAATGGGGAAAAATGGCAATTTAGAGGTGAAGCTTGTTGAATCCGATGATATTCCAACTGTCGGTGTTGGTGAAGCTACCATTCCTACCTTACATATTTTTCATCGCTTGTTGGGTATCAATGAACAAGAGTTTATGGCTAAAACGAATGCCACGTTTAAACTAGGGATTTCGTTTGAAAATTGGCGAGATGTCAAAAAAGACTATATTCATTCTTTTGGCTTTTTAGGCAAAGACAGCTGGGCGGCAGGTTTTCAGCATTTCTGGTTAAAAGGGCAGCAACTTGGCATTGCTAAGCCTATTGGTGATTACTGCACAGAGCATCTTGCCAGTCGCGAAGGAAGATTTGCGGTCTTGCCTAAACAAGATTTAAATCATGCGTTTCATTTGGATGCCGCGCTATACGCTAAATTTTTGCAAGAAATAGCTACTAAGCATGGTGTCGAACGAGTTGAAGGTAAAATCGATAAAGTTAACCTTGATGAAGAAACCGGCTATATCCAATCGTTGGATTTAGCCAATGGTAAGCATGTCGAAGGCGATTTGTTTATTGATTGTACTGGTTTTAGAGGGTTATTGATTGAACAAGCCTTACATACAGGTTTTGACGATTGGAGCCATTTACTGCCTTGCGATAGTGCGATTGCGGTACAAACGACATCAAACGATAAGTTTCCTCCATATACAAGATCGATAGCCCACGATGCCGGTTGGCAATGGCGCATTCCTCTGCAAAATAGAACGGGCAATGGGTTAGTATTTTGTAGTAAATATATGACCGATCAACAGGCAATTGATACGCTGCTGGCTAATGTAGAAGGGGAATTATTGAATGAACCTCGCGTTATAAAATACAAAACCGGCACGCGTCGAAAGCATTGGAACAAAAACTGTATCGCCATCGGTTTATCATCAGGTTTTATTGAACCGTTAGAATCAACAAGTATCCATTTGTTTCAGCGCGGTATTATTCGATTAATGCAATTGTTTCCTTATGATGGCATTAACGAAGCAGATGTTGATGAATTTAATCAGCAAACTATGACAGAAATCTATAATGTGCGAGATTTCATCATACTCCATTACCACTTAACTGAACGCACCGATTCAGCCTTTTGGCGTTACTGCAAAAATATGCCAATACCTGAAACGTTGAAACACCGCATGGATTTGTTTGGTAAATCTGGACGCGTGTATAAGAAAGCAGATGAACTGTTTGGCGAGAACTCATGGATACAAGTGATGATGGGGCAGGGATTGATGCCTGAGCGATATCATCCCATTGTAGACATGATGCCGGAAGAAGATTTGAAAGGCTTTTTGCAGAATGTAGAAATGGGTGTCAGAAAGAAAGTAGACAGTTGGCCTAATCATCACGATTTTATTCAACATTATTGTCAGGCGAATATTGATTAA
- a CDS encoding MFS transporter, with product MTKLPLYEKVGYAMGDAAANLVWRGALAYLAVFYTDTFGISAAAAAVLFLIVRLSDGITDIIMGMIADRTQTRYGKFRPWILWSTPLLGLFMVLCFTTPNFGEQGKLVWAYVTYLGLTLAYTLNNVPYSALMGVMTADDRERTSLSGFRFAGAFLGGLFVMGFLPEFVAYFGEGDDAIGYQYTMYVFAAALIALMVITFATTKERVTVSNEKQQPFKQELSDLAKSLPFIILPLAAISLFFYYRDLQTALFFALVMSALFFGIRKLLSKPRDSLSSSQLDLADLLTNKPWLILLGIGFISMMFNGIKYGVIAYYFKYYVGDELMVGQYFVALLVVSILGALATSQLAKWFGRKTLFIASLLLSGVLTAAMFLIPVSNASAVFALGCAAEFFAAILPTLYFSMLGDSADYSEWKNHRRATGLVYSAGTFVQKTGGGFAGALVLLVLAGYGYDGMDQSTIEGALPGIQHLMSWIPALFAFAGAILMAFYPITDKIQAQISQELQSRRA from the coding sequence ATGACTAAACTGCCACTTTATGAAAAAGTCGGCTATGCCATGGGGGATGCTGCAGCCAATCTAGTTTGGCGAGGAGCATTGGCATATCTGGCGGTGTTTTACACCGATACCTTTGGTATTAGCGCGGCGGCTGCTGCAGTACTATTCCTTATCGTTCGCTTGAGTGATGGCATTACTGACATCATTATGGGCATGATTGCTGATCGCACACAAACTCGCTATGGCAAGTTTAGACCCTGGATTTTATGGTCTACTCCGTTGCTGGGTTTATTCATGGTGCTTTGTTTCACTACGCCAAATTTTGGCGAGCAGGGTAAATTGGTGTGGGCCTACGTTACCTATTTAGGCCTAACGTTGGCATACACACTCAATAATGTACCTTACTCTGCGCTAATGGGCGTGATGACCGCTGATGATAGAGAACGCACAAGCTTGTCTGGTTTTAGGTTTGCAGGCGCGTTTCTTGGTGGTTTATTTGTGATGGGCTTCTTACCAGAATTTGTCGCTTATTTTGGCGAAGGTGATGATGCCATTGGCTATCAATACACCATGTATGTGTTTGCTGCGGCACTTATCGCGCTGATGGTGATAACCTTTGCCACAACTAAAGAACGCGTCACTGTGTCAAACGAAAAGCAACAGCCTTTTAAGCAGGAACTATCAGATTTAGCCAAAAGCTTACCGTTTATTATTTTACCGTTAGCGGCGATTAGTTTGTTTTTCTACTATCGAGATTTGCAAACAGCGCTGTTTTTTGCACTCGTTATGTCGGCGTTATTCTTTGGCATTAGAAAGCTATTGTCGAAACCTCGCGACTCACTCTCGTCAAGCCAGCTCGATTTAGCAGACTTGCTAACCAACAAACCTTGGCTAATTTTGCTTGGCATTGGTTTTATTTCGATGATGTTTAACGGCATAAAATATGGCGTGATTGCATACTACTTCAAATATTACGTCGGCGATGAACTCATGGTTGGGCAATATTTTGTTGCCTTGCTAGTGGTATCGATTCTAGGTGCGTTGGCCACCAGTCAGTTGGCGAAATGGTTTGGTCGAAAAACATTGTTCATCGCTTCACTGTTATTGTCTGGTGTTTTAACTGCTGCCATGTTTTTAATTCCAGTGAGCAATGCGAGTGCAGTATTTGCGTTAGGTTGCGCTGCCGAATTTTTTGCGGCCATATTACCTACTTTGTATTTCTCTATGTTAGGTGACTCTGCGGACTACTCGGAATGGAAGAATCATCGACGAGCGACGGGTTTGGTTTATTCTGCCGGTACCTTTGTCCAGAAAACTGGCGGCGGATTTGCCGGTGCATTGGTGTTACTGGTACTTGCAGGTTACGGTTACGATGGCATGGACCAATCAACTATAGAAGGTGCATTGCCTGGCATACAGCACTTAATGAGCTGGATTCCTGCTTTGTTTGCATTTGCTGGTGCAATACTTATGGCTTTTTATCCAATTACCGATAAAATACAGGCACAAATTTCTCAGGAACTTCAATCACGTAGGGCGTAA
- a CDS encoding glycoside hydrolase family 3 protein — protein MKQTTAKLVFVSSMSLAIASCGDKQSQQSTDAMEENVSNSQLEAIWPKLDIAVKPDAKVEKQVQEILAGMTLEQKVAQMIQPEIRDITVEDMRKYGFGSYLNGGGSFPNQNKHSTPSDWIKLAEDMYQASIDDSIDGSTIPTIWGTDAVHGHNNVIGATLFPHNIGLGAADNPELIEKIAEITAREVMVTGIDWVFAPTVAVVRDDRWGRTYEGYSEDPRIVRDYSAAIVNGLQGHADKDFLGDERVISTVKHFVGDGGTVGGDDQGDNIASEQELFDIHAQGYVGGLTVGSQSVMASFNSWHGKKNHGNKYLLTDVLKDRMGFDGFVVGDWNGHGQVAGCKNESCPQAVNAGLDIFMVPGDDWKPLYENTIAQVKSGEIAMARIDDAVSRILRVKVRAGIFTKPSPANRPFSGKLELIGAKEHRAVARQAVRESLVLLKNNNNILPLSPKQKILVTGDGADNIGKQSGGWTITWQGTGNNNDDFPGGSSIYQGIADVVTAAGGEIELSSDASYTTKPDVAVVVFGEEPYAEGNGDTDNLEFERGDKKSLAVLQSLKAQNIPVVALFISGRPMWVNAELNASDAFVAVWLPGSEGNGVADVVMAKADGSVNFPITGKLSFSWPKDAMQTTVNVGDEDYDPLLPYGFGLAYGEASTLANDLSEVSESGASMLSNLNMLSTPWTPAFGHNGTNKIYSSTAEEAPVSYRTIDRVVQEDARLISFAGGELGLFEINDNFPFDLRGYAEANGQLSFDYRVDKAATGKVALSARCEGDCKVNIDVTDKFNAVSEQWQTLTVDLACYAAQGADMGKVYAPFVIGTSDELTVAISNVEIVASPESEATISCP, from the coding sequence ATGAAACAAACGACCGCAAAATTAGTTTTTGTATCAAGTATGAGTTTAGCTATCGCCTCATGTGGCGATAAGCAGAGTCAGCAATCAACAGATGCTATGGAAGAAAATGTAAGTAACAGCCAATTAGAAGCTATTTGGCCTAAGTTAGATATCGCCGTAAAGCCTGATGCGAAGGTAGAAAAGCAAGTGCAAGAGATACTTGCTGGCATGACCCTAGAGCAAAAGGTTGCACAAATGATTCAACCTGAAATTCGTGATATCACCGTTGAGGATATGCGCAAGTATGGTTTTGGCTCATATCTAAATGGTGGTGGTTCATTCCCCAACCAAAACAAGCATTCAACACCGTCGGATTGGATAAAATTAGCTGAAGACATGTACCAAGCGTCTATTGATGACTCTATTGATGGCAGTACTATTCCAACGATTTGGGGTACGGACGCTGTTCACGGTCACAATAACGTGATTGGCGCAACATTGTTTCCTCACAACATTGGTCTTGGCGCAGCAGACAACCCTGAGCTAATCGAAAAAATTGCTGAAATTACAGCTCGAGAAGTAATGGTTACCGGTATTGATTGGGTGTTCGCACCTACCGTAGCTGTTGTGCGCGATGACCGCTGGGGTAGAACATATGAAGGTTATTCTGAAGACCCACGCATCGTTCGTGATTATTCCGCCGCTATAGTTAATGGCCTACAAGGACATGCAGACAAAGACTTCCTTGGCGACGAACGCGTAATTAGCACAGTTAAGCACTTTGTTGGCGACGGCGGAACGGTCGGTGGCGACGACCAAGGCGACAATATTGCGTCTGAACAGGAGCTTTTTGATATACATGCCCAAGGCTATGTGGGCGGATTGACCGTTGGTTCACAGTCGGTCATGGCCTCTTTTAATAGTTGGCATGGTAAAAAGAACCACGGCAATAAGTACTTACTTACTGATGTACTAAAAGATCGTATGGGTTTTGACGGCTTTGTTGTCGGTGACTGGAATGGTCACGGACAAGTGGCGGGCTGTAAAAACGAGTCTTGCCCTCAGGCTGTAAATGCCGGTTTAGATATTTTTATGGTGCCAGGGGATGATTGGAAACCTCTATACGAAAACACTATCGCACAAGTTAAAAGTGGTGAAATTGCCATGGCGCGTATCGACGACGCGGTATCACGTATTTTACGCGTTAAAGTCCGTGCAGGCATATTCACTAAACCAAGCCCAGCAAATCGTCCATTCTCTGGTAAGTTAGAGTTGATCGGTGCGAAAGAGCATCGCGCAGTTGCACGACAAGCGGTGCGTGAATCACTTGTACTATTAAAAAACAACAACAACATTTTGCCTTTATCACCGAAGCAAAAAATCTTAGTGACCGGTGATGGTGCCGACAATATTGGCAAACAATCGGGTGGCTGGACAATCACTTGGCAAGGGACAGGTAATAATAATGACGACTTCCCAGGTGGTAGCTCGATTTATCAAGGTATTGCCGATGTTGTCACTGCTGCAGGTGGTGAAATAGAGTTAAGCAGCGATGCCAGTTATACAACCAAACCTGATGTTGCTGTTGTTGTTTTTGGTGAAGAGCCTTATGCCGAAGGTAATGGCGATACGGATAATTTAGAATTTGAACGCGGCGATAAGAAATCGCTTGCCGTTTTACAGTCGCTAAAAGCCCAAAACATTCCTGTTGTCGCACTCTTTATTAGTGGCCGCCCAATGTGGGTAAATGCCGAATTAAACGCTTCCGATGCATTCGTTGCCGTATGGCTACCTGGCTCTGAAGGCAATGGTGTTGCAGACGTGGTAATGGCAAAGGCCGATGGCAGCGTAAATTTCCCTATTACCGGTAAGCTTTCTTTCTCTTGGCCAAAAGATGCTATGCAAACAACCGTTAATGTTGGTGATGAGGATTATGATCCGCTATTGCCATACGGCTTTGGCTTAGCCTACGGTGAGGCCAGTACGCTTGCCAACGATTTATCTGAAGTATCAGAAAGTGGCGCTAGCATGTTGAGCAACCTAAATATGTTGTCAACGCCTTGGACGCCAGCATTTGGTCATAATGGTACCAACAAAATCTATAGTAGTACGGCAGAAGAAGCGCCGGTAAGCTATCGCACCATAGACCGCGTAGTTCAAGAAGACGCTCGTTTAATCAGTTTCGCTGGTGGTGAGTTAGGGCTGTTTGAAATTAACGATAACTTCCCATTTGACCTACGCGGTTACGCCGAAGCAAATGGTCAACTGAGCTTTGACTATAGAGTAGATAAAGCGGCTACAGGTAAAGTTGCGCTGTCGGCACGCTGTGAAGGCGACTGTAAAGTCAATATAGACGTTACTGACAAATTCAACGCAGTATCTGAGCAATGGCAAACATTAACGGTAGATTTAGCCTGTTATGCCGCGCAAGGAGCAGATATGGGTAAAGTCTATGCACCGTTTGTCATTGGTACATCGGATGAATTAACAGTTGCAATCTCTAACGTAGAAATTGTGGCTTCTCCTGAGAGCGAAGCAACGATTAGTTGCCCTTAA
- a CDS encoding tryptophan halogenase family protein, with protein sequence MVNESNSIVIVGGGTAGWITAGVIAAQHKGQVSVTLVESPDIPTIGVGEGTWPTMRKTLEQMGISETTFVRQCDASFKQGSLFKDWHSIGHQYYHPFTLPTGYQEINLAPYWLPHKQRMPFAFATSPQAAICEQGLAPKQIGTKEYAFFNNYGYHLDAGKFSELLKQHCVESLAVKHVLANVATITNDASGDIDHLVLDSGETISGKLFVDCTGQHSLLLGKHYNVSYLDQSKYLFNDTAIALQLPYKTEQENIASATISTGQSCGWIWDIGLPTRRGTGLVYSSAHADEQTAMDVLMAYAKERVTEQQFSQLSPRKISIAPGYRKEFWHRNCVAVGMSAGFIEPLEASALALVELSAKMISEQLPKTREAMTIVANRFNKKFEQRWQQIIDFLKLHYVLSERDDSAYWRDHRDPAGIPESLQEQLILWKTQSPYTYDSMYTEELFPSASNQYILYGMDFTTDIDPTSLANVERADRLINENLQRTRQMMAALPTNRELLQQVKAQGFAKI encoded by the coding sequence GTGGTAAACGAATCTAACTCTATTGTCATCGTAGGCGGCGGAACAGCTGGCTGGATAACTGCGGGCGTAATAGCAGCCCAGCATAAAGGGCAGGTCAGTGTGACCTTAGTAGAGTCTCCTGATATTCCTACTATTGGCGTAGGTGAGGGTACCTGGCCGACGATGCGTAAAACACTTGAGCAGATGGGAATTTCTGAAACAACCTTTGTAAGGCAATGTGACGCTAGTTTCAAACAAGGTTCTCTCTTTAAAGATTGGCACAGTATTGGCCATCAATATTATCACCCCTTTACCTTACCCACCGGATATCAAGAAATTAACTTGGCGCCTTATTGGTTGCCGCACAAACAGCGTATGCCATTTGCTTTTGCAACCTCGCCACAAGCGGCGATATGCGAACAGGGATTAGCACCTAAACAAATAGGCACTAAGGAATATGCATTTTTTAACAATTACGGTTATCACCTTGATGCGGGTAAATTCAGCGAACTGCTAAAACAGCATTGTGTTGAGTCTTTGGCGGTGAAACACGTCTTAGCCAATGTCGCCACCATAACCAATGATGCGAGTGGCGATATTGACCACCTTGTTCTTGATAGCGGAGAGACTATTTCAGGGAAATTGTTTGTCGATTGCACAGGGCAACATAGTTTACTCCTTGGCAAACACTATAATGTTTCCTATCTGGACCAGTCTAAATACTTGTTTAATGACACGGCTATTGCATTGCAGCTGCCGTATAAAACGGAGCAAGAAAACATTGCTTCGGCGACCATTTCAACGGGCCAATCATGTGGCTGGATTTGGGATATAGGCCTGCCTACAAGGCGTGGTACAGGCCTGGTTTATTCATCTGCACATGCTGATGAGCAAACTGCTATGGATGTATTAATGGCTTACGCCAAAGAGCGTGTAACTGAGCAGCAATTTTCGCAGTTAAGTCCACGTAAAATTTCCATCGCTCCTGGTTATAGGAAAGAATTTTGGCATCGAAACTGTGTAGCGGTTGGCATGTCAGCTGGCTTTATAGAACCGCTTGAAGCGTCAGCATTGGCTTTAGTCGAGTTGTCAGCGAAGATGATCAGCGAGCAGTTACCTAAAACGCGTGAGGCAATGACAATTGTTGCTAATCGTTTTAATAAGAAATTCGAACAACGCTGGCAACAGATTATTGATTTTTTAAAACTGCATTATGTTTTGAGCGAGCGCGACGACAGCGCATATTGGCGTGACCATCGCGATCCAGCAGGCATTCCAGAGTCGTTACAAGAACAGCTGATCTTGTGGAAAACGCAATCGCCTTACACCTATGACAGTATGTACACGGAAGAGTTGTTTCCGTCGGCCAGTAACCAATACATACTTTATGGCATGGACTTTACAACAGACATCGATCCAACGTCACTTGCTAATGTTGAACGAGCAGATCGTTTAATTAATGAGAATTTGCAGCGCACCCGTCAAATGATGGCGGCACTGCCAACAAATAGAGAATTGTTACAACAAGTCAAAGCGCAAGGCTTTGCAAAAATATAA
- a CDS encoding cupin-like domain-containing protein — protein MRQVEQVVDCKADNILEDIKNSAKPLILRGFASHWPLVKAGLEGAQQAAQYLLKFYNGRPVSGCLAPPEAKGRIYYNDALTGFNFNASHVPLAVVMEKLLQHVGDTQAPGMYVASTDAEQWFPDLIRENFADLQHENAIANVWIGNKTRIAAHYDFPQNIAVSAVGRRRFTLFPPEQISNLYVGPLEFAPGGQAISMVDMAQPDFAKHPRFKEALDAAFIAELEPGDALLLPSMWWHHVEALDDFNVLVTHWWRNSPAYMGKPDHALSAALLALRGLPEAQKQAWKAIFDHYIFSDSAASVDHIPEHVRAQLSVPLSEEKALQLRADLLNKLKQ, from the coding sequence ATGCGCCAGGTTGAGCAGGTAGTAGATTGTAAAGCTGATAATATCCTTGAGGATATTAAAAACAGCGCAAAGCCGCTTATTTTGCGCGGCTTTGCATCTCACTGGCCACTTGTAAAGGCTGGTTTAGAAGGTGCTCAGCAAGCAGCGCAGTATCTGCTTAAGTTTTACAATGGTCGACCTGTAAGTGGCTGTTTAGCTCCACCTGAAGCCAAGGGAAGAATCTATTACAACGACGCATTAACCGGATTCAATTTTAACGCCTCGCATGTACCGCTAGCAGTCGTAATGGAAAAACTGTTGCAGCATGTGGGCGATACGCAAGCTCCCGGTATGTATGTAGCATCAACAGATGCTGAGCAATGGTTTCCAGATTTAATCCGTGAAAACTTCGCGGATTTACAGCATGAAAACGCAATAGCTAATGTTTGGATAGGCAATAAAACCCGCATCGCGGCACATTATGACTTTCCTCAAAACATCGCTGTTTCTGCAGTTGGTCGCCGTAGATTTACGCTATTTCCTCCTGAGCAGATTTCCAATTTGTATGTTGGTCCACTCGAATTTGCTCCGGGTGGTCAGGCAATTAGCATGGTGGATATGGCGCAACCAGATTTTGCTAAGCACCCTAGATTTAAAGAGGCATTAGATGCAGCTTTTATAGCGGAGTTAGAACCAGGTGACGCATTGCTCCTGCCAAGTATGTGGTGGCATCACGTCGAGGCTTTGGACGATTTTAACGTGCTGGTCACTCATTGGTGGCGGAATTCACCTGCCTATATGGGTAAACCTGATCACGCACTCTCAGCAGCGTTGTTGGCGTTAAGGGGTTTACCTGAGGCCCAGAAACAAGCGTGGAAAGCGATTTTTGATCATTATATTTTTTCCGATAGTGCGGCGAGCGTAGATCATATTCCTGAACATGTTAGAGCACAATTAAGTGTGCCATTGTCTGAAGAAAAAGCGCTGCAATTACGTGCAGACCTTTTAAACAAATTAAAACAGTAA
- a CDS encoding DUF6445 family protein, with translation MEAFVKVNPHIMPQIVHVGSEQTPVVIIDDFVEDTTKIKEYACTKAEFSVVENSYYPGVRAQLPKQYVIDMLQPIYKQLYRLYQLPKHLRLRPQDIFFSLVATPQNELHPLQSIPHFDTPRPFYFALIHYLDDNEHGGTALFKHKETGFERISPERVEDYLSSASEEQQQHAASGYPRIDSPHYQAIHHIDYKPNRIVIYPGNILHSGVINPEKDVSHDPISGRLTANIFFEFN, from the coding sequence ATGGAGGCGTTTGTTAAGGTAAATCCTCACATAATGCCTCAGATAGTGCATGTGGGTTCTGAGCAAACGCCGGTGGTCATTATTGATGATTTTGTCGAAGATACCACCAAGATCAAAGAATATGCCTGCACGAAGGCAGAATTTTCAGTTGTTGAAAACTCCTATTATCCAGGTGTTAGAGCGCAGCTACCAAAGCAATATGTGATAGATATGTTGCAGCCGATTTATAAGCAATTGTATCGGCTCTATCAATTGCCCAAGCACTTGAGGCTTCGACCACAGGACATCTTTTTTTCTTTGGTAGCAACACCACAAAATGAATTACATCCACTGCAGTCAATCCCTCATTTTGACACTCCAAGACCGTTTTACTTCGCGTTGATTCACTATTTAGATGACAATGAACATGGCGGCACAGCCTTGTTTAAACATAAAGAAACCGGATTTGAACGTATTTCACCAGAGCGGGTTGAGGACTATCTAAGCTCGGCGAGCGAAGAGCAACAACAGCACGCAGCATCGGGTTACCCTAGGATTGATTCACCTCACTATCAAGCTATTCATCATATTGATTACAAACCTAATCGAATCGTGATCTACCCGGGCAATATTTTACATTCAGGTGTGATTAACCCAGAGAAAGACGTCAGTCATGACCCAATTTCGGGGCGGTTAACCGCCAATATATTTTTTGAATTTAACTAA